GTGGGGAGTGCCGCCGGTGTTCATCCAGCACATGACATGAGTGATGCCGAGCTCGCCGACTTCCCGCAGCCGAGCCGCAACTGTCTCTGGCGACCCGACGATGGTCTGATTGGTCGCGAATCGGGTGACGAAGTCGGCCTTCTTGTCCATCACCTCTTCCCACGTCATCTTGACGCCGGTGTTCGCCTCTTGATACGAGACGAGGTGCTGGTTCAGGTAAGGCCGGAAGTCGCGCCAGGCCTCGTCGTCGGTCTCGGCGACATGGATGGTGTAGACAACCGGGCTCCACTCCCGGGCATCGCGCTTCTGCTCCTCGCTCACGGGAGCGCGCTCGAGCCCGCGCCGGTGCGCCGCAATCATCGTTCGAAGATGATCTGCGCCGAATGGCGCAAGCAGAACAGGCTGTCCCCGCTCTCCCCACGCCTCGGCGAATTCTGGGTGAACCGTTCCGCGGGCAATATAGGGATGAGGACGACGATGGGAACGGGGAATGATGCGGCCAACTACCCGGCCGCGGTAGTGGCTGGTCTCATACTCAAAGACGCCGTCTTCATGGGCCCACGCTTTGAAAACGACATCGATCACTTCATCGAAGACTTTGTGACGCTCTTTCGCGTCGATCCCGAAGCCGGCCATCTCGGTCGGACCATAGCCCGAGCCGACGCCGATGATGATCTTGCCTTTTGTCAGCTGGTCAAGCAGGTTCGCCTGCTCCGCAAAGCGAATAGGATTGTGCAGCGGCAAAACGGCAAGCGAGAAGCCGAGCCACACCGAGGGGGTCAACGCCGCAAGATGCGCCGCCAACAGCATGCAGTCGGAGTAGGTGTTGTACGGCGTGAAATGGTGCTCAGTGATCCAGATCGCCTTGAAGCCAAGTTGCTCCGCCCGCACCGCCTGCGCGAGCACCTCATCAATGTGACGGCCGTCGTGCTCCGGCCCGGTCGTCTCAGGGTTGATATACCAACCGAAGTGCATTCGTCCTCCTCAGCAAGGGGATTGTATCGTGAACGCCCGCGCGGGGCGCGACACGCGTCTTTTCCGTATCGAACAGCCGCGCCGCGATCCGGCAGCAGCTGGGAGAGCGCTGCCGCGCAGCCGACCTGCTCGCCGGGCGAGGCCGGTCTCCTGCCGCTTCGCGGCAACTGCTAGTTCGGCGCACGCCCCGCCGCGCCGGGCTCATAGC
Above is a genomic segment from Dehalococcoidia bacterium containing:
- a CDS encoding LLM class flavin-dependent oxidoreductase; the encoded protein is MHFGWYINPETTGPEHDGRHIDEVLAQAVRAEQLGFKAIWITEHHFTPYNTYSDCMLLAAHLAALTPSVWLGFSLAVLPLHNPIRFAEQANLLDQLTKGKIIIGVGSGYGPTEMAGFGIDAKERHKVFDEVIDVVFKAWAHEDGVFEYETSHYRGRVVGRIIPRSHRRPHPYIARGTVHPEFAEAWGERGQPVLLAPFGADHLRTMIAAHRRGLERAPVSEEQKRDAREWSPVVYTIHVAETDDEAWRDFRPYLNQHLVSYQEANTGVKMTWEEVMDKKADFVTRFATNQTIVGSPETVAARLREVGELGITHVMCWMNTGGTPHELVLRSQELFATRVMPQLADVGASVSV